The Anaerobaca lacustris genome includes a region encoding these proteins:
- a CDS encoding LolA family protein — protein sequence MRRTMIVAGLLALLVAASWRCARAETPSCCGERTPDANSVEAVLGELQERAAALTSYQCKLDYVVRQPLLESQARRKGVLYYAKLENRSYLRIDFNTLQYDEEPEQAYREQYLFDGVWLTYVNYEGRSVQRQQMAEPNEPVDAFSLVSRRVPILGFSKIEDLQNQFEIELIPLDEAAQASFRHLRMNVRPESIYRDDYVTIDFRIDRKQGLPAKVVAVTSEQDIHEIALIDGRVNQELGRGLFDLDIPRDFSVETIPLQRNVGRTSG from the coding sequence ATGCGTAGAACGATGATCGTCGCCGGCCTGCTGGCCCTGCTCGTGGCAGCGAGTTGGCGGTGCGCCCGTGCCGAGACGCCGAGTTGCTGCGGCGAGCGGACGCCGGACGCCAACTCGGTCGAGGCGGTTCTCGGCGAACTGCAGGAGCGAGCGGCCGCCCTGACGTCCTATCAGTGCAAATTGGACTACGTCGTCCGCCAGCCCCTGCTCGAATCGCAGGCCCGCCGCAAGGGTGTCCTCTACTACGCCAAGCTCGAGAACCGGTCGTATCTGCGGATCGACTTCAACACGCTGCAGTACGACGAGGAGCCAGAACAGGCCTACCGCGAGCAGTATCTCTTCGACGGCGTGTGGCTGACCTACGTCAACTACGAGGGACGCAGCGTGCAACGCCAGCAGATGGCCGAGCCGAACGAGCCGGTCGATGCCTTCTCCCTGGTGAGCCGGCGCGTCCCGATTCTCGGATTCTCCAAAATCGAAGACCTCCAGAATCAGTTCGAGATCGAGCTGATCCCGCTGGACGAGGCCGCACAAGCCTCGTTCCGACACCTTCGCATGAACGTCCGGCCCGAGTCCATCTACCGAGACGACTACGTCACCATCGACTTCCGAATCGACAGGAAGCAGGGGCTGCCCGCCAAGGTGGTGGCCGTCACGAGCGAGCAGGACATTCACGAAATCGCGCTGATCGATGGCCGGGTCAATCAGGAGCTTGGCAGAGGCCTTTTCGACCTGGATATCCCGCGCGATTTTTCCGTGGAAACCATCCCGCTGCAAAGGAACGTCGGGCGAACGTCGGGATGA
- a CDS encoding LysR family transcriptional regulator, whose translation MHIETLITFCDLADSRSFSKTAEKHLLSQSAVSQQLAQLELVHKCQLVTRKKRPIELTTAGQLFYKAAKDILERYDLLKSELNALKTATETRINIGAIFSIGMHSLPGYVKKFMVSYPNVNVHIEYLGADRVCEQVLSGEIDIGIVAVPRKDKRLEVHDFEEEPLLLACSPRHPLAKESRVDIHKLQFERFIAFEEAVPTRIWIDAILARYNTAVRPIMEFDNIETIKRAVEINAGISILPEPTILQEVTGGTIKAIPFSNERFIRPTGIIVRKDRTLSQAARYCIELLRKQAK comes from the coding sequence ATGCACATAGAGACACTGATAACCTTCTGCGACCTGGCCGACTCGCGCAGCTTCTCCAAGACCGCCGAGAAGCACCTTCTGAGCCAGTCCGCCGTTTCTCAGCAACTGGCGCAACTGGAACTGGTGCACAAGTGCCAACTGGTCACGCGCAAGAAGCGGCCGATCGAGCTGACGACCGCCGGGCAGCTCTTCTACAAGGCCGCCAAGGACATCCTCGAACGGTACGACCTGCTCAAGAGCGAGCTGAATGCGCTGAAGACCGCTACGGAGACACGGATCAATATCGGCGCTATCTTCAGCATTGGCATGCACAGTCTGCCCGGCTATGTCAAGAAGTTCATGGTCAGCTATCCGAATGTCAACGTCCACATCGAGTATCTCGGCGCCGACCGAGTCTGTGAACAGGTCCTCAGCGGGGAAATCGACATCGGCATTGTGGCGGTGCCGAGGAAAGACAAACGCCTTGAGGTCCACGACTTCGAGGAAGAGCCGTTGTTGCTGGCGTGCAGCCCTCGGCATCCGCTGGCGAAGGAGTCGCGGGTGGATATCCACAAGCTTCAGTTCGAACGGTTCATCGCCTTCGAGGAAGCAGTCCCGACGCGCATCTGGATCGACGCCATCCTGGCCCGCTACAACACGGCCGTCCGACCAATCATGGAATTCGACAACATCGAAACGATCAAACGGGCCGTGGAGATCAACGCAGGCATCAGCATCCTGCCGGAGCCAACCATCCTCCAGGAAGTCACCGGCGGAACCATCAAGGCGATCCCCTTCTCGAATGAGCGTTTCATCCGACCAACCGGCATCATCGTCCGCAAGGATCGGACGTTGAGCCAGGCGGCCCGGTACTGCATCGAGCTTCTGAGAAAACAAGCGAAATGA
- a CDS encoding HAD family hydrolase, with amino-acid sequence MPIKAVIFDLDGTITQPYFDFDAIRAEIGLPKDGGPVLEAMERMTAQERQRAQEILHYHEDKALAASELNPGARETLLALRARGIRIGVLTRNRKQNAQAIADKHDLPFDAVIGREDGPVKPDAFGVRHLCRHFDVHPSETLLVGDYLYDLQCAQAAGAIGVLIANHPQASRFAEEADFQITQLDELLAIVDEKAQIASDHFRDGGTHA; translated from the coding sequence ATGCCGATAAAGGCTGTGATATTCGATCTGGATGGAACAATCACGCAACCGTATTTCGACTTCGACGCGATTCGCGCCGAGATCGGACTGCCCAAGGACGGTGGTCCCGTTCTGGAGGCGATGGAACGGATGACGGCTCAGGAACGGCAACGCGCCCAAGAGATCCTGCACTACCACGAGGACAAAGCGCTGGCGGCATCGGAGTTGAATCCTGGCGCCAGGGAGACCCTCCTGGCCCTTCGGGCCCGAGGGATCCGCATCGGGGTGCTGACACGGAACCGAAAGCAGAACGCCCAGGCCATCGCCGACAAGCACGACCTGCCTTTCGATGCCGTCATCGGCCGTGAAGACGGGCCGGTCAAACCCGATGCGTTCGGCGTTCGACATCTGTGCCGGCACTTCGATGTTCATCCGTCCGAAACCCTGCTCGTCGGCGACTACCTTTACGATCTCCAGTGCGCTCAGGCCGCCGGCGCCATCGGCGTATTGATCGCGAACCATCCGCAGGCAAGCCGGTTTGCGGAAGAGGCGGATTTTCAGATCACGCAACTGGACGAACTGCTTGCGATCGTCGACGAGAAGGCGCAGATCGCGAGCGACCATTTCCGAGACGGAGGGACCCATGCGTAG